Proteins encoded in a region of the Zea mays cultivar B73 chromosome 4, Zm-B73-REFERENCE-NAM-5.0, whole genome shotgun sequence genome:
- the LOC100501070 gene encoding uncharacterized protein LOC100501070, producing the protein MPATASGGARPEEEEEEVSPAPSPSTSASACMGTRAEELTARLAATGPRPGAGRGAAAAGGEEVEHERVRALREIKNQIIGNRTKKLLYLRLGAVPSVVAALAEPGASPAALVQAAAAAGSFACGVDDGARAVLAAGAVGHLTRLLAHPDEKVVDASARALRMIYQSRLAPKFDVNSGENVDFVLSLLDSENENVTELAAAIVSHSCESSAEQLSLCSAGVPQKLVSLFGCSMNLRDACLGSIIAVIQNNQDVASRFASTDHGKGFRSVVGLIHDRSPRTRLLACLCLIALGHASPDHFQDNQIKTKLIMVLLELIEEPGHVGDEAPLALTTLIKDSFELQRQALTTNAVEKLSSHLLANPLGTRRAVTILLALSELCSKLEESRSQLMSVEVSTLLLEALKHDWADIRVAACSCLKNISRSPKILSGGRLSCDTVIGPLVQLLNDSSTSVQVAALGAICNIAINLTPRKSVLLHSGVVSQLVHLSKSMDPMLRLKSVCALRNIMFLLSPKDKDFIVKELTLSTLSSLICDSEHFVQEQTLALVHNLVDGYVVSANYVIGEDGMVMDAIARQLNNASAPGVCIQGMYVLANIAAGNEWNKEAVMNVLLPHRADRIKPSFAVNFLKSKDRQLRVATLWCVLNLIYPKCEASSGRAVRLQSAGVILQVKRMINDPCLDCKLRVRMVLDHCLDNADDCFM; encoded by the exons ATGCCGGCCACGGCGAGCGGCGGCGCgcggccggaggaggaggaggaggaggtgtcTCCCGCGCCATCGCCGTCGACTTCCGCGTCGGCCTGCATGGGGACAAGGGCGGAGGAGCTGACGGCGAGGCTGGCGGCCACGGGGCCCCGCCCGGGCGCGGGccgcggcgccgccgccgctggcGGAGAGGAGGTGGAGCACGAGCGTGTCCGCGCGCTGCGCGAGATCAAGAACCAGATCATCGGGAACCGCACCAAGAAGCTCCTGTACCTCCGCCTGGGCGCCGTGCCGTCGGTCGTGGCGGCGCTGGCGGAGCCCGGAGCCTCGCCGGCGGCGCTCGTGCAGGCGGCGGCCGCGGCGGGGAGCTTCGCGTGCGGCGTGGACGATGGCGCGCGCGCCGTGCTGGCCGCCGGCGCTGTCGGCCACCTCACTCGCCTCCTCGCTCACCCCGACGAGAAG GTTGTGGATGCAAGCGCACGTGCTCTTAGAATGATATATCAATCAAGATTAGCTCCAAAGTTTGATGTTAATAGTGGGGAAAACGTGGATTTTGTTCTTTCCCTTTTGGACAGTGAGAACGAGAATGTCACAGAGCTGGCTGCTGCTATTGTATCTCACTCTTGTGAGAGTAGTGCAGAACAATTGTCGCTATGCAGTGCTGGAGTTCCACAGAAACTTGTTAGTCTTTTTGGATGTTCTATGAATCTACGAGATGCTTGTTTAGGTTCTATCATTGCAGTTATTCAAAATAACCAAGATGTTGCTTCAAGATTTGCATCAACGGACCATGGAAAAGGTTTTCGTTCAGTAGTTGGGTTAATACATGATCGGAGTCCACGCACAAGATTACTTGCTTGCCTCTGCTTGATTGCACTTGGGCATGCTTCTCCTGATCATTTTCAGGACAATCAGATTAAGACCAAGTTGATTATGGTTTTACTTGAGCTAATTGAAGAACCTGGTCATGTAGGAGATGAAGCTCCCTTGGCATTAACCACCCTGATTAAAGACAGCTTCGAACTGCAGAGACAAGCTCTTACAACGAACGCAGTTGAGAAGCTCAGCAGCCATCTACTAGCAAATCCATTGGGGACAAGGCGAGCAGTGACCATATTACTTGCGCTATCTGAACTTTGCTCAAAACTTGAAGAGTCAAGATCTCAACTGATGTCGGTTGAG GTATCAACCTTACTCCTTGAGGCATTGAAACATGATTGGGCTGATATCCGTGTTGCAGCATGTTCATGTCTGAAGAATATCTCCAGGTCACCAAAG ATACTCAGTGGAGGTCGATTATCCTGCGATACAGTTATCGGTCCCCTGGTCCAGCTTTTAAATGACTCATCTACTTCAGTCCAG GTTGCTGCCCTTGGTGCCATTTGCAATATTGCCATTAATTTGACACCCAGGAAATCAGTTCTTCTTCACTCCGGGGTTGTCTCACAACTTGTTCATTTGTCAAAGTCCATGGATCCAATGTTGAGGCTAAAATCTGTATGTGCTCTCAGGAATATTATGTTCCTTCTTAGTCCTAAGGATAAAGACTTCATTGTTAAGGAGTTGACCTTATCTACTCTTTCAAGCCTCATATGTG ATTCTGAACATTTTGTTCAAGAACAAACATTGGCACTTGTGCACAATCTTGTTGATGGATATGTGGTCTCTGCTAATTATGTCATTGGTGAAGATGGAATGGTTATGGATGCTATTGCAAGACAACTGAACAATGCATCTGCTCCGGGAGTATGCATTCAG GGTATGTATGTGCTTGCAAACATTGCTGCGGGAAACGAGTGGAACAAGGAAGCTGTGATGAATGTTCTTCTGCCTCACAGAGCAGATCGCATCAAACCGTCGTTTGCAGTGAACTTTCTGAAAAGCAAGGATAGACAGTTGCGAGTTGCCACACTGTGGTGCGTTCTAAACTTGATATACCCAAAATGTGAAGCCTCATCTGGTAGAGCCGTCAGACTACAAAGTGCTGGAGTGATCCTACAAGTGAAAAGAATGATAAATGACCCCTGCTTGGATTGCAAG CTTAGAGTTCGTATGGTGCTTGACCACTGCTTGGACAACGCTGATGATTGTTTCATGTGA
- the LOC100273209 gene encoding uncharacterized protein isoform X1, giving the protein MSSRELEGAQLDVPEVRPRLVWGRRARANGGRRRPRGRHGFYKYKATFSRGSYPLPTKPRLVGPKLEEFHVIPVNTFPPTGNAVVDEKRYRISQVYGLIARIRMLICARSDMGMTFGIYLADTRRYWKRHDHLLEFAEALRKKLLATTYPAKKVFANSSCMQKGSCYSA; this is encoded by the exons ATGTCGTCCCGAGAGCTGGAGGGGGCGCAGTTGGATGTACCCGAGGTGCGCCCTAGGCTCGTCTGGGGGCGCCGCGCTCGTGCGAACGGAGGACGCCGCCGCCCGCGCGGCAGGCACGGATTCTATAAATATAAGGCGACGTTCTCCCGCGGCTCGTATCCCCTCCCGACGAAGCCCCGCCTCGTAGGACCGAAGCTAGAAGAG TTTCATGTGATTCCAGTCAATACATTCCCACCAACGGGGAATGCTGTTGTAGATGAAAAGCGCTACAGGATCTCTCAGGTGTATGGTCTAATTGCAAGAATTCGTATGCTCATATGTGCTCGTTCGGATATGGGGATGACATTTGGGATCTATCTTGCGGACACACGTCGGTATTGGAAAAGACACGATCATCTTCTGGAATTTGCTGAAGCCTTGCGCAAGAAGCTGTTAG CTACTACGTACCCTGCTAAAAAGGTTTTTGCGAACAGTAGTTGTATGCAGAAAGGTTCTTGCTACTCTGCTTAA
- the LOC100273209 gene encoding uncharacterized protein LOC100273209, with product MSSRELEGAQLDVPEVRPRLVWGRRARANGGRRRPRGRHGFYKYKATFSRGSYPLPTKPRLVGPKLEEFHVIPVNTFPPTGNAVVDEKRYRISQVYGLIARIRMLICARSDMGMTFGIYLADTRRYWKRHDHLLEFAEALRKKLLGEHQVEAPPVPVHFYHKF from the exons ATGTCGTCCCGAGAGCTGGAGGGGGCGCAGTTGGATGTACCCGAGGTGCGCCCTAGGCTCGTCTGGGGGCGCCGCGCTCGTGCGAACGGAGGACGCCGCCGCCCGCGCGGCAGGCACGGATTCTATAAATATAAGGCGACGTTCTCCCGCGGCTCGTATCCCCTCCCGACGAAGCCCCGCCTCGTAGGACCGAAGCTAGAAGAG TTTCATGTGATTCCAGTCAATACATTCCCACCAACGGGGAATGCTGTTGTAGATGAAAAGCGCTACAGGATCTCTCAGGTGTATGGTCTAATTGCAAGAATTCGTATGCTCATATGTGCTCGTTCGGATATGGGGATGACATTTGGGATCTATCTTGCGGACACACGTCGGTATTGGAAAAGACACGATCATCTTCTGGAATTTGCTGAAGCCTTGCGCAAGAAGCTGTTAGGTGAGCACCAAGTCGAAGCCCCACCTGTTCCAGTCCATTTCTATCACAAGTTCTGA